From Falco cherrug isolate bFalChe1 chromosome 4, bFalChe1.pri, whole genome shotgun sequence, one genomic window encodes:
- the CX3CR1 gene encoding CX3C chemokine receptor 1 produces MTEAFTETTAEYAYDEHAFSCNKTDIQEFGKIFLPIFYIAVFALGLTGNLMVLFAIVKKGSKKSITDMYLLNLAISDLLFVVSLPFWASNTVRGWTLGTISCTAISSLYYIGFFGGMFFITVISIDRYLAIVRATYSLKSRTVKHGFLITCGVWAIAVLFSVPHFVFSQLVENDCMSVFPQELENIWPVFCNVELNTIGFFIPVCIICYCYCGIIKTLLSCKNQKKTRAIKLVLAVVVVFFLFWSPYNVLIFLETLKHYELFTSCDQIKSLDYAMHLTETIAFSHCCLNPLIYAFAGEKFRKYLHHICLKYCPFLCFCGPCSHYQVTSSASYTESVMHSNMTLNTSDQDGSVFV; encoded by the coding sequence ATGACGGAAGCATTCACAGAAACGACAGCTGAATATGCTTATGACGAACATGCTTTTTCCTGCAATAAGACTGACATCCAAGAatttgggaaaatatttctgccaaTATTTTACATTGCAGTGTTTGCTCTTGGCCTCACAGGCAATCTAATGGTGCTTTTTGCCATTGTgaaaaaaggcagtaaaaaaaGCATCACTGACATGTATCTCCTGAACTTGGCTATCTCAGACCTTCTCTTTGTGGTCTCCCTCCCCTTCTGGGCTTCCAACACAGTGCGTGGATGGACCCTCGGGACTATTTCATGCACAGCTATTTCCTCGCTGTATTACATTGGTTTCTTTGGGGGCATGTTCTTTATCACTGTTATCAGTATCGACAGATACTTGGCCATTGTCCGGGCAACATATTCTCTGAAATCCAGAACAGTGAAACACGGCTTTCTTATAACCTGCGGAGTATGGGCAATAGcggttttattttcagtgccGCATTTTGTGTTCTCCCAGCTGGTAGAAAATGACTGCATGTCTGTCTTcccccaggagctggagaaCATCTGGCCGGTGTTCTGCAATGTGGAGCTGAACACCATTGGCTTTTTCATCCCAGTCTGTATAATATGCTATTGCTACTGTGGGATCATCAAAACCCTGCTGTCctgcaaaaatcagaaaaaaacacgAGCCATAAAACTGGTCTTGGCTGTGGTAGTcgtgttttttctgttttggtccCCCTACAATGTACTGATTTTTCTCGAGACTTTAAAGCACTATGAGTTATTCACAAGTTGTGATCAAATTAAATCACTGGACTACGCAATGCATCTGACCGAAACCATTGCATTCAGTCACTGTTGTCTCAATCCTCTTATCTACGCTTTTGCTGGGGAAAAATTCAGGAAATACCTTCACCATATCTGCTTAAAGTATTGTCcattcctgtgtttctgtggtCCCTGCAGTCACTACCAGGTCACCTCTTCAGCTAGCTACACAGAAAGCGTCATGCACAGCAACATGACCCTGAACACCAGTGACCAGGATGGTTCTGTCTTCGTCTAA